A stretch of the Lolium perenne isolate Kyuss_39 chromosome 3, Kyuss_2.0, whole genome shotgun sequence genome encodes the following:
- the LOC127346005 gene encoding cationic peroxidase SPC4 — protein sequence MASSRVLLLVVAALAISVSATAAATKISAPLPPLAKGLNFDFYKATCPQAESIVFNFLRDAIRKDVGLAAALLRIHFHDCFVQGCDGSVLLDKTGGTDSEKIAPPNVTLRPTAFKAINDLRALLAKACGAVVSCADIAALAARDSVHLAGGPHYPVPLGRRDGLAPANLTTILNALPAPSSNVTTLLRFLAKISLDANDLVALSGAHTLGIAHCTSFQERLFPQNDVTLNKWFASQLRLTCPALNTDNTTNNDIRTPNVFDNKYYVDLLNRQGLFTSDQDLHTDARTKPTVTRFAVDQAAFFDQFVFSVVKMGQINVLTGSQGQIRNDCSAPNKGRTNDDLPWSVLETVTEAAQSLVL from the coding sequence ATGGCTTCTAGCCGTGTCCTGCTCCTCGTCGTGGCAGCTCTGGCGATCTCCGTGTCCGCCACGGCCGCGGCCACCAAGATCAGTGCTCCACTACCGCCGCTGGCCAAGGGCCTGAACTTCGATTTCTACAAGGCCACCTGCCCGCAGGCCGAGTCCATCGTCTTCAACTTCCTCCGCGACGCCATCCGCAAGGACGTCGGCCTCGCCGCCGCGCTCCTCCGCATCCACTTCCACGACTGCTTCGTGCAGGGCTGCGACGGCTCCGTGCTCCTCGACAAGACCGGCGGCACCGACAGCGAGAAGATCGCACCACCCAACGTCACGCTCCGCCCCACCGCCTTCAAGGCCATCAACGACCTCCGCGCTCTCCTCGCCAAGGCCTGCGGCGCCGTCGTCTCCTGCGCCGACATCGCCGCCCTGGCCGCGCGCGACTCCGTGCACCTCGCCGGCGGGCCGCACTACCCCGTCCCGCTCGGCCGCCGCGACGGGCTCGCCCCCGCGAACCTCACCACCATCCTCAACGCCCTCCCGGCACCGAGCTCCAACGTCACCACCCTCCTCAGATTCCTCGCCAAGATCAGCCTCGACGCCAACGACCTCGTCGCGCTATCCGGCGCGCACACGCTCGGCATCGCGCACTGCACCTCCTTCCAGGAGCGCCTCTTCCCGCAGAACGACGTCACCCTCAACAAGTGGTTCGCGTCGCAGCTCAGGCTCACCTGCCCGGCGCTCAACACcgacaacaccaccaacaacgaCATCCGCACCCCCAACGTCTTCGACAACAAGTACTACGTCGACCTGCTCAACCGCCAGGGACTCTTCACCTCCGACCAGGACCTGCACACCGACGCCAGGACCAAGCCCACCGTCACCAGGTTCGCCGTCGACCAGGCCGCCTTTTTCGACCAGTTCGTCTTCTCCGTCGTCAAGATGGGCCAGATCAACGTGCTCACCGGCAGCCAGGGACAGATACGCAACGACTGCTCCGCGCCCAACAAAGGCCGCACCAACGACGACCTGCCGTGGTCCGTGCTCGAGACCGTCACCGAGGCCGCCCAGAGCTTGGTGTTGTAG